Proteins encoded within one genomic window of Lactococcus garvieae:
- a CDS encoding response regulator transcription factor, whose amino-acid sequence MVYTVLVCDDDKDIQNALKIYMEQDDYKVLLASNGKEALEVISQNEVHLLLLDVMMPVLDGISTAVKIRETSNLPIIFLSAKSEDTDRILGLKMGADDYVSKPFNPIELLARVDAALRRYARFGGLENQKLTKSVTENNYQNGGLVLDTQQKKATIDGRAITLTAIEYKILHLLITHLDQVFSSDKIYEKVWEEPAFQASKTVSVHIRHLREKIEINPKNPQYIKVIYGLGYKMVKIK is encoded by the coding sequence ATGGTTTATACAGTTTTAGTATGTGATGATGATAAAGACATCCAAAATGCTTTGAAAATATATATGGAACAAGATGATTATAAGGTTTTATTAGCCAGTAACGGAAAAGAAGCATTGGAAGTAATCTCTCAAAATGAAGTCCACTTACTTTTGCTTGATGTGATGATGCCTGTTTTGGATGGGATTTCTACAGCTGTGAAGATACGTGAAACTTCTAATCTTCCCATAATCTTTTTGTCTGCCAAATCAGAAGATACAGACCGCATTCTGGGATTAAAAATGGGTGCTGATGATTATGTCAGTAAACCTTTTAATCCAATAGAATTATTAGCGCGTGTAGATGCCGCTTTACGTCGGTATGCGCGTTTTGGTGGTTTAGAGAATCAGAAGTTAACAAAGTCTGTGACAGAAAATAATTATCAGAATGGCGGTTTAGTGCTTGATACACAACAAAAGAAAGCAACGATTGACGGACGAGCGATTACTTTGACAGCTATAGAATATAAGATTTTACATCTCTTGATTACACACTTGGACCAAGTTTTTAGCTCGGATAAAATTTATGAAAAAGTTTGGGAAGAACCAGCCTTTCAGGCAAGTAAAACAGTTTCGGTACATATCCGACACTTGCGCGAAAAGATTGAGATAAATCCAAAAAATCCTCAATATATTAAAGTTATT
- a CDS encoding M15 family metallopeptidase, translating to MLRKNKARKRKDYLVILPLILIIIAVLGFHSFYNRPIAETSAARKSVVQQEVVKQEKVTTETVNLSDIVDTKNLQLVNSDYAFDSAEVGQSLASSSNGLLLRADVLSAVSGLLNDTRNTVGGELVLNSGYRSADEQSQLYLNTADKSYVQKPGHSEHETALAADIAIQNVANVENSPQSKYLIENAWKYGFILRYPGDKTQVTGITNEPWHFRYVGKIHAQYMSEHHLVLEEYINMLKKSGGYNFNKDGQSYTVRYEIPTNNQLQIPHDEEYEISSDNTGGYVITSWKETE from the coding sequence ATGTTACGCAAGAATAAGGCGAGAAAAAGAAAAGATTATTTAGTCATTCTACCTTTAATTTTAATCATCATTGCCGTTTTAGGATTTCATTCATTTTATAATCGACCTATTGCAGAGACTTCGGCTGCTCGAAAGTCTGTAGTGCAACAAGAAGTCGTAAAGCAAGAAAAAGTAACGACTGAAACGGTTAATCTCTCAGATATTGTAGACACAAAAAATTTGCAGCTGGTTAATAGTGACTATGCTTTTGATTCCGCAGAAGTAGGACAAAGTTTAGCGAGCAGTAGCAATGGACTTCTGCTGAGAGCAGATGTATTATCCGCTGTTTCTGGTCTTCTCAACGACACACGAAATACAGTAGGTGGGGAGCTTGTTCTTAATAGTGGCTATCGAAGTGCTGATGAACAGAGTCAACTTTATCTTAATACAGCTGACAAGTCGTATGTTCAAAAACCAGGTCATAGTGAACATGAAACAGCTTTAGCTGCGGATATTGCTATCCAAAACGTAGCGAATGTTGAAAATTCACCACAATCAAAATACCTAATTGAAAATGCTTGGAAATATGGTTTTATCTTGCGCTATCCAGGAGATAAAACTCAGGTAACGGGTATTACAAATGAACCTTGGCATTTTCGCTATGTGGGAAAGATTCATGCACAGTACATGTCGGAACACCACCTTGTCCTTGAAGAATATATAAATATGCTCAAAAAGAGCGGCGGCTATAATTTTAATAAAGATGGGCAGAGCTATACAGTTCGTTATGAGATTCCTACGAACAATCAATTGCAGATTCCACATGATGAAGAATATGAAATTTCGAGTGATAATACTGGCGGATACGTGATTACCAGCTGGAAAGAGACGGAATAG
- the gndA gene encoding NADP-dependent phosphogluconate dehydrogenase has product MTQANFGVVGMAVMGKNLALNVESRGYTVALFNRTTAKTEEVVAEHPDKNFVLTKTIEEFVAAIEKPRRIMLMVQAGPATDATIQSLLPHLDEGDILIDGGNTHFPDTMRRNAELADSGINFIGTGVSGGEKGALEGPSIMPGGQKEAYDLIAPIFEQIAGKAPQDGKPCVAYMGPNGAGHYVKMVHNGIEYGDMQLIAESYDLLKRILGLDNAEIQSIFEEWNEGELDSYLIEITKEVLKRKDDQGTDGYIIDKILDKAGNKGTGKWTSQSSLDLGVPLPLITESVFARFISTYKDERVKASTVLSGPEATFSGDKSEIVEKIRQALYFSKIMSYAQGFAQLRQASKEYDWDLPYGTIAQIWRAGCIIRAEFLQNITDAFDKDANLENLLLDEYFIDITKRYQAAVRDVVSLAVQAGIPVPTFTSAISYYDSYRSANLPANLIQAQRDYFGAHTYERTDMDGIFHYDWYTED; this is encoded by the coding sequence ATGACTCAAGCTAACTTTGGCGTAGTCGGTATGGCCGTAATGGGGAAAAACTTAGCCCTCAATGTTGAATCACGTGGATATACGGTAGCCCTTTTTAACCGTACGACTGCAAAGACTGAAGAAGTTGTAGCGGAACATCCAGACAAAAATTTTGTTTTGACTAAAACAATTGAAGAATTTGTAGCTGCGATTGAAAAACCACGTCGTATCATGCTCATGGTACAAGCTGGGCCAGCAACAGATGCAACAATCCAATCGCTTTTACCACATTTGGATGAAGGTGACATCTTGATTGATGGCGGAAATACACATTTCCCCGATACAATGCGTCGTAATGCAGAACTCGCAGACTCTGGGATTAACTTTATCGGTACAGGTGTTTCAGGAGGCGAAAAAGGTGCGCTTGAAGGTCCTTCAATCATGCCTGGTGGTCAAAAAGAAGCTTATGATTTGATTGCTCCAATCTTTGAACAAATCGCAGGTAAAGCACCACAAGATGGTAAACCATGTGTGGCTTATATGGGCCCTAATGGTGCAGGTCACTATGTAAAAATGGTCCACAATGGTATCGAGTATGGAGATATGCAACTTATTGCAGAATCTTATGACCTTTTGAAACGCATACTTGGTCTTGATAACGCTGAAATCCAATCTATCTTTGAAGAGTGGAATGAAGGGGAGTTGGACAGCTACCTTATCGAAATTACAAAAGAAGTTCTTAAGCGTAAAGATGACCAAGGAACAGACGGTTATATCATCGACAAGATTCTTGATAAAGCAGGAAACAAAGGTACAGGTAAATGGACGTCACAAAGTTCGCTTGACCTTGGCGTGCCATTGCCATTGATTACTGAATCAGTTTTTGCACGCTTCATCTCAACTTACAAAGATGAGCGTGTTAAGGCAAGCACTGTCTTATCAGGACCGGAAGCAACATTCTCAGGCGATAAATCTGAAATTGTTGAAAAAATCCGTCAAGCACTTTACTTCTCAAAAATCATGAGTTACGCACAAGGTTTCGCTCAACTGCGTCAAGCTTCTAAAGAATACGATTGGGACCTTCCTTATGGTACAATCGCGCAAATCTGGCGTGCAGGATGTATCATCCGTGCCGAATTCTTGCAAAACATCACAGATGCTTTTGACAAAGATGCTAACCTTGAAAATCTTCTTTTGGATGAGTATTTCATCGATATCACAAAACGCTACCAAGCTGCAGTACGTGATGTAGTAAGCCTTGCTGTACAAGCAGGTATTCCAGTACCAACTTTCACAAGTGCAATCAGCTATTATGACAGCTATCGCTCAGCAAACTTGCCAGCTAATTTGATTCAAGCACAACGTGACTACTTCGGCGCACATACATACGAACGTACAGACATGGATGGAATCTTCCACTATGATTGGTATACAGAAGACTAA
- a CDS encoding YtxH domain-containing protein, which yields MSKKSGFLAGALIGAAAALFFAPKKGSEMREDASKMYDDFKDDPEAAINNLRDLSADKFNDIKERFDSGEISADSAKEYLTSKRDLIKEKVDSGELSKESVIEFFNSTRDAIVDKINQAKEGTEELFDENESEITDEVVEKTAEFKEKLNDNVDKAVDKAEEVKDDTETAIDENVDFGEISEEAEKLEKKAKDLSETEW from the coding sequence CTCTGTTTTTCGCCCCTAAAAAAGGAAGCGAAATGCGTGAAGACGCGAGCAAAATGTATGATGACTTCAAGGACGATCCAGAAGCCGCAATTAATAATTTGCGTGACCTTTCAGCGGATAAGTTCAACGATATTAAAGAACGCTTTGACTCAGGCGAAATCTCAGCAGATTCTGCAAAAGAGTACTTGACAAGCAAGCGTGATTTGATTAAAGAAAAAGTTGACTCAGGTGAACTTTCTAAAGAGTCCGTAATTGAATTTTTCAATAGCACACGTGATGCGATTGTAGATAAAATCAATCAAGCTAAAGAAGGTACAGAAGAGCTTTTTGATGAAAATGAATCAGAAATTACTGATGAAGTAGTCGAAAAAACAGCAGAATTTAAAGAAAAACTGAACGACAATGTTGATAAAGCAGTCGATAAAGCTGAAGAAGTTAAGGATGACACTGAAACAGCAATCGATGAAAACGTTGATTTTGGTGAAATTTCTGAAGAAGCAGAAAAACTTGAAAAAAAAGCGAAGGACCTTTCAGAAACAGAATGGTAA